A single genomic interval of Stenotrophomonas sp. ZAC14D1_NAIMI4_1 harbors:
- a CDS encoding FUSC family protein, translating to MNALTDRQAWLFSIKTYLAAVAALYIAMAGNLSRPYWAMGTVYIVSQPLLGPTRAKGVYRIVGTLVAGLATLLVLPALVETPLVLSAAMSIWLAACLFLALLNRGPRGYAFLLAGYTTAFIGFPAVTSPETIFDTVVARSEEIILGTVVAVLAASLLFPASVQPMLRTRIGNWMEDASQWCRQILERGRAHAPRNRLAADLVQFEALIEFLRRDDPRHAGGAISMERLRERMLLLLPVLSSIADRLSALRSDGQTLPEGLPALVDDIHDWIDTPASASDYARLRARISALKPQVDSDLQHLQLASLLLRLEELVDLWQDCRTLQHAIDHGTAPLDRAHYRIRTERVATDKHVDYGMALFSALSAGVALMSYCVLWIGLGWEGGGNGAMMAAVTAAFFAAQDDPAPSMVSFLVWAIVASLVAGVYLFGVFPAVHDFGLLALVLAVAFLPLGLLLHHPKSALFALPLTVNLAALLSLQNTYSANIQSFLNSSIAMFIGIGFAVVMTRLFRSVGAEWTARRLVRQGWNTLAEAAEGRGQQDRQRFAARMLDLLGLLAPRLAATPEGSDIASVDMLNEARIGLNILQLRRARLELPERSREAVEHILEEIAAHYRRQIAARHPIAAAEALRERLDTSLGRVGGVAACKARDEALMGLIGLRFALFPEAKALAPGLADAEAPSV from the coding sequence CAGGCCTGGCTGTTCTCGATCAAGACCTACCTGGCCGCGGTGGCCGCGCTGTACATCGCCATGGCCGGCAACCTGTCGCGCCCGTACTGGGCGATGGGCACGGTGTACATCGTCAGCCAACCGCTGCTGGGCCCGACCCGGGCCAAGGGCGTGTACCGCATCGTCGGCACCCTGGTGGCCGGCCTGGCCACCCTGCTGGTGCTGCCGGCACTGGTGGAAACGCCCCTGGTGCTGAGCGCGGCGATGTCGATCTGGCTGGCCGCCTGCCTGTTCCTGGCCCTGCTCAACCGCGGCCCGCGCGGCTATGCGTTCCTGCTGGCCGGTTACACCACCGCCTTCATCGGCTTCCCGGCGGTGACTTCGCCGGAGACCATCTTCGACACGGTGGTGGCGCGCAGCGAAGAGATCATCCTCGGCACGGTGGTAGCGGTGCTGGCGGCCTCGCTGCTGTTCCCGGCCTCGGTGCAGCCGATGCTGCGCACGCGCATCGGCAACTGGATGGAGGATGCGTCGCAGTGGTGCCGGCAGATCCTCGAGCGCGGCCGTGCCCATGCCCCGCGCAACCGCCTGGCCGCCGACCTGGTGCAGTTCGAGGCCCTCATCGAGTTCCTGCGCCGCGATGATCCGCGTCATGCCGGTGGGGCCATTTCGATGGAACGCCTGCGCGAGCGCATGCTGCTGTTGCTGCCGGTGCTGTCCTCGATCGCCGATCGCCTGAGCGCGCTGCGCAGCGATGGCCAAACACTGCCGGAAGGCCTGCCTGCGCTGGTCGATGACATCCACGACTGGATCGACACACCCGCCAGTGCCAGCGACTACGCCCGCCTGCGCGCGCGCATCAGTGCGCTGAAGCCGCAGGTGGACAGCGACCTGCAGCACCTGCAGCTGGCCAGCCTGCTGCTGCGCCTGGAGGAACTGGTGGACCTGTGGCAGGACTGCCGCACCCTGCAGCACGCGATCGACCACGGCACCGCGCCGCTGGACCGCGCGCACTACCGCATCCGCACCGAACGCGTGGCCACCGACAAGCATGTCGACTACGGCATGGCGCTGTTCTCCGCACTCAGCGCCGGCGTGGCCCTGATGAGCTACTGCGTGCTGTGGATCGGCCTGGGGTGGGAAGGTGGCGGCAACGGCGCGATGATGGCGGCGGTGACGGCGGCCTTCTTCGCTGCGCAGGACGATCCGGCACCGAGCATGGTGTCGTTCCTGGTGTGGGCCATCGTCGCCTCGCTGGTAGCCGGCGTGTACCTGTTCGGCGTGTTCCCGGCCGTGCACGACTTCGGCCTGCTGGCGCTGGTGCTGGCGGTGGCGTTCCTGCCGCTGGGGCTGTTGCTGCATCACCCCAAGAGCGCGCTGTTCGCACTGCCGCTGACGGTGAACCTGGCCGCCCTGCTGAGCCTGCAGAACACCTACAGCGCCAACATCCAGAGCTTCCTCAATTCGTCCATCGCCATGTTCATCGGCATCGGCTTTGCAGTGGTGATGACCCGCCTGTTCCGTTCGGTGGGTGCCGAGTGGACCGCGCGCCGCCTGGTGCGGCAGGGCTGGAACACGCTGGCTGAGGCCGCCGAAGGGCGCGGCCAGCAGGACCGCCAGCGCTTCGCCGCGCGCATGCTCGACCTGCTGGGCCTGCTCGCCCCGCGCCTGGCGGCGACGCCGGAAGGCAGCGACATCGCCTCGGTGGACATGCTCAACGAGGCGCGCATCGGCCTGAACATCCTGCAGCTGCGCCGCGCCCGCCTGGAACTGCCCGAGCGCAGCCGCGAGGCGGTGGAGCACATCCTGGAAGAGATCGCCGCGCATTACCGCCGGCAGATCGCCGCACGCCACCCGATTGCCGCGGCCGAAGCCCTGCGCGAGCGCCTGGACACGTCACTGGGGCGCGTGGGTGGCGTGGCCGCCTGCAAGGCACGCGATGAAGCACTGATGGGCCTGATCGGCCTGCGCTTTGCGCTGTTCCCGGAAGCGAAGGCGCTGGCGCCGGGGTTGGCGGACGCCGAAGCACCGTCGGTGTGA
- the recD gene encoding exodeoxyribonuclease V subunit alpha, with the protein MSATLLQQLYRGGHLRTLDHALATSLRRLREDTPDGVAVAAALASLAVSQGHAAFDPAQPQRVLEGFQAWPAPAQWLAQLQASPWVAQPEDPDAAADEAPLVLENGLLYLRRYREYERQLAAGLQRIGRHPLPAPDMAALAPLFARLFPAAAAQEDHQARAAGVTLRHPLALVTGGPGTGKTTTIARLLLLLAAQALHAGEPVPQVALAAPTGRAAERMAESLRLAVQRLQEEGLDPALCAALPGTGTTLHRLLGVIPDSPRFRHHADNPLPVDVVVVDEASMIDLPLMAKLVDAIASGTRLILLGDPDQLPSVEAGDVLSAILRASGDGTGTRADDAQALHGLLAAPTLQPQAAPGAFAGRRVQLQRGYRQSDALQLAPLAQAVREGDSRTALALLRGGSLSGVSFHENDADPLRGQREHLLSHWRALAEAEDPGRALQQAGRLRVLTALREGPQGARGLNSRIEQLLAGNTPGYFQGRLLLVTENSYRHRLFNGDIGICLRDPSGAMVAWFPGDTAEQPRAFHPAALPAHESAFAMTVHKAQGSEFDEVWLQLPRQDSRVLSRELVYTGLTRARQRLHVAASEEVLVAALKRHASRLGGLAWRLGAEAGSDPVPGGNGL; encoded by the coding sequence ATGAGCGCCACCCTGCTGCAGCAGCTTTACCGCGGCGGTCATCTGCGCACCCTCGACCATGCCTTGGCCACCAGCCTGCGGCGTCTGCGCGAGGACACGCCCGATGGCGTGGCGGTTGCCGCCGCACTGGCATCGCTGGCGGTATCGCAGGGCCATGCCGCGTTCGATCCGGCACAGCCGCAGCGCGTGCTGGAAGGTTTCCAGGCCTGGCCCGCGCCGGCGCAGTGGCTGGCCCAGCTGCAGGCTTCGCCGTGGGTGGCGCAGCCGGAGGACCCCGACGCTGCTGCCGACGAGGCACCGCTGGTGCTGGAAAACGGCCTGTTGTACCTGCGCCGCTACCGCGAATACGAGCGGCAGCTGGCGGCAGGACTGCAGCGCATCGGCCGCCACCCGTTGCCGGCACCGGACATGGCGGCGCTGGCACCCTTGTTCGCGCGGCTGTTTCCCGCTGCCGCGGCGCAGGAAGACCACCAGGCCCGCGCCGCTGGTGTCACCCTGCGCCATCCGCTGGCGCTGGTGACTGGCGGCCCCGGCACCGGCAAGACCACCACCATCGCGCGCCTGTTGCTGCTGCTGGCCGCGCAGGCCCTGCATGCCGGCGAGCCGGTGCCGCAGGTCGCACTGGCCGCGCCCACCGGGCGTGCCGCCGAACGCATGGCCGAGAGCCTGCGCCTGGCCGTGCAGCGCCTGCAGGAAGAGGGCCTCGATCCGGCGTTGTGCGCCGCGTTGCCGGGCACCGGCACTACCCTGCATCGCCTGCTGGGTGTCATCCCCGATTCGCCGCGCTTCCGCCACCACGCCGACAACCCGCTGCCGGTGGATGTGGTGGTGGTCGACGAAGCGTCGATGATCGACCTGCCGCTGATGGCCAAGCTGGTCGACGCCATCGCCAGCGGCACGCGGCTGATCCTGCTGGGTGACCCTGACCAGCTGCCCTCTGTAGAAGCCGGCGATGTGCTCAGCGCCATCCTGCGCGCCAGTGGCGATGGCACCGGTACGCGCGCCGATGATGCGCAGGCCCTGCACGGCCTGCTGGCGGCGCCGACCCTGCAGCCGCAGGCCGCGCCAGGCGCCTTCGCCGGCCGCCGCGTGCAGCTGCAGCGTGGCTACAGGCAAAGCGATGCACTGCAGCTGGCGCCGCTGGCGCAGGCCGTGCGTGAGGGCGACAGCCGCACGGCACTGGCCCTGCTGCGTGGCGGCAGCCTGTCCGGTGTCAGCTTCCATGAAAACGATGCTGACCCGCTGCGCGGGCAACGCGAGCACCTGCTTTCGCACTGGCGCGCGCTGGCCGAAGCGGAAGATCCCGGCCGCGCGCTGCAGCAGGCTGGCCGCCTGCGCGTATTGACCGCCCTGCGCGAAGGCCCGCAGGGGGCACGCGGGCTCAACAGCCGCATCGAACAGCTGTTGGCCGGCAACACCCCCGGCTACTTCCAGGGCCGGCTGCTGCTGGTGACCGAGAACAGCTACCGCCATCGCCTGTTCAACGGTGACATCGGCATCTGCCTGCGCGACCCCAGCGGCGCGATGGTGGCGTGGTTCCCCGGCGATACCGCCGAACAGCCGCGCGCGTTCCACCCGGCCGCACTGCCCGCGCACGAGAGCGCGTTCGCGATGACCGTGCACAAGGCGCAGGGCTCGGAATTCGATGAAGTGTGGTTGCAGCTGCCGCGCCAGGACAGCCGCGTGCTGTCACGCGAACTGGTCTACACCGGTCTCACCCGCGCCCGCCAGCGCCTGCATGTAGCCGCCAGCGAAGAGGTGCTGGTGGCAGCGTTGAAGCGGCACGCGAGCCGCCTCGGTGGATTGGCCTGGCGGTTGGGTGCCGAAGCGGGGTCGGATCCCGTTCCCGGCGGGAACGGGCTCTGA
- the recB gene encoding exodeoxyribonuclease V subunit beta: MSTPVDPYLLLPLQGIGLIEASAGTGKTFTLATLFTRLVVEQGLRIGQILAVTFTDAATQELRKRIRERLALAARLVDLPPADDEAPDALLTRQVLQRHLEAGSESAVALKRRLQVAADEIDLASIFTIHGFCTRVLREHALESGHTFDPPELLASDRELLEELAADLWRVHANDAATLEPLTWLWSNPDALASDLRALLASPPLYPRPQPLAVEDPRAALQGAAADLSMAVREHGEQFFLDLCEAVDNKWINGVSYKLGWLHPLGRQLLAWAGRGDATELLSSDRLPALLPDALVAKTNKKFADRTPSSQLQAPLQRYVALLAQREQWLRAAALNFLHALREEATQRLATLKRTRRVQTYDDLIDGVAHALEGSQRLELVRKLRQQYRIALVDEFQDTDDRQWGIFHTVFGDSPEVQQLGLPPALFLIGDPKQAIYGFRGGDIHTYLKAKQAARPAPPLDQNFRSRPSVLRALQALYDNGGDDAFLEAGIGFEPVRPGGVRSDDDYQRDGAAAPALTLRVLRSDGDKALSADASRAAATHACVADIHQTLLDARAGTAILRGRPVQPGDIAVLVRSHREATLVQRALAAVGIPAVAAGKQSLFSTSEARDLRALLLALLQPADEGRLRAALATVLLGQRASAIASMEREGDLQRAFQAQLLHWRERWQRGGPFAVVADVCAAQGERLLALIDGERRLTNYLQLGELLQEASAQALGMHGLLDWLQGQMANADQNDEQQLLRLESDARRVQIITLHKSKGLEYPLVYLPFVGIDGGAPNNAAHCTVHVGGERQLHWKLDKDEAWDAASGQRDREQRAEDARLLYVGLTRAEHALWIAIGDLAGLGKTRLAPLLGDLQGLRAHADVQIDDSEPVLRLPQLPVEQEGELPAVRGLTRRVPHDWWVYSFTQLAHADAGNDIEAAATELPSPAADEPAGAELPLEPALPEPAATEAAPLDPRFMGSRFGNVLHEALENVDFAAWGGWTPDQAAPDGQAELLRKALHDEGYADEDLDDGVAVLVPLVGHTLTVALPEGGALHSLGEGERRAEIEFHFAIEPTAVPALLQLLHAHGISSARRGFGLRRRLEGLMTGKIDLTYVRDGRWYVLDYKSNRLPGYSPDLLQIAMRHSEYDLQALIYTVALHRWLRFRLGGAYDYVRDMGGIRYLFCRGLDGDGNGVHVDRFAPALVDGLDALFAGGDAAHAELVARAIGARA; encoded by the coding sequence ATGAGCACCCCCGTGGATCCCTACCTGCTGCTGCCGCTGCAGGGCATCGGCCTGATCGAGGCCAGCGCCGGTACCGGCAAGACCTTCACCCTGGCCACGCTGTTCACCCGCCTGGTGGTGGAACAGGGCCTGCGCATCGGCCAGATCCTGGCGGTCACTTTCACCGACGCCGCCACCCAGGAACTGCGCAAGCGCATCCGCGAGCGCCTGGCGCTGGCCGCGCGCCTGGTCGATCTGCCGCCCGCCGATGACGAAGCCCCCGACGCGCTGCTGACCCGGCAGGTGCTGCAGCGCCACCTCGAAGCGGGCAGCGAGAGCGCCGTCGCGCTGAAGCGCCGCCTGCAGGTGGCCGCCGATGAAATCGACCTCGCCTCGATCTTCACCATCCACGGCTTCTGCACCCGCGTACTGCGCGAGCATGCGCTGGAAAGCGGGCATACCTTCGATCCGCCGGAACTGCTGGCCAGCGACCGCGAGCTGCTGGAGGAACTGGCGGCCGACCTGTGGCGCGTGCACGCCAACGATGCGGCGACGCTGGAGCCGCTGACCTGGCTGTGGTCGAACCCGGACGCGCTGGCCTCGGACCTGCGCGCGCTGCTGGCCTCGCCGCCGTTGTACCCGCGCCCGCAGCCGCTGGCGGTGGAGGATCCCCGCGCGGCCCTGCAGGGCGCAGCGGCGGACCTGTCGATGGCCGTGCGCGAGCATGGCGAGCAGTTCTTCCTCGACCTGTGCGAGGCCGTCGACAACAAGTGGATCAACGGCGTTTCCTACAAGCTGGGCTGGCTGCATCCGCTGGGCCGGCAGCTGCTGGCCTGGGCCGGGCGTGGCGATGCCACCGAACTGCTGTCCAGCGACCGCCTGCCGGCGCTGCTGCCCGATGCACTGGTGGCCAAGACCAACAAGAAGTTCGCCGACCGCACGCCGTCCTCGCAGCTGCAGGCCCCACTGCAGCGCTACGTGGCCCTGCTGGCCCAGCGCGAGCAGTGGCTGCGCGCCGCGGCGCTGAACTTCCTGCACGCCCTGCGCGAGGAAGCCACCCAGCGCCTGGCCACGCTCAAGCGCACGCGCCGCGTGCAGACCTATGACGACCTGATCGACGGCGTGGCCCATGCACTGGAGGGCTCGCAGCGGCTGGAGCTGGTACGCAAGCTGCGCCAGCAGTACCGCATCGCCCTGGTCGATGAATTCCAGGACACCGATGATCGCCAGTGGGGCATCTTCCACACCGTGTTCGGCGATTCGCCGGAGGTGCAGCAGCTGGGCCTGCCACCGGCGCTGTTCCTGATCGGCGACCCGAAACAGGCGATCTACGGCTTCCGTGGCGGCGACATCCACACCTACCTCAAGGCCAAGCAGGCCGCGCGGCCGGCACCGCCGCTGGACCAGAACTTCCGTTCGCGGCCCTCGGTGCTGCGCGCGCTGCAGGCGCTGTACGACAACGGCGGCGACGACGCGTTCCTGGAGGCGGGCATCGGCTTCGAGCCGGTCCGTCCCGGTGGCGTGCGCAGCGACGACGACTACCAGCGCGACGGTGCAGCGGCGCCGGCACTGACCCTGCGCGTGCTGCGCAGCGACGGCGACAAGGCGCTGAGCGCCGACGCCTCGCGTGCCGCCGCCACCCACGCCTGCGTGGCGGACATCCACCAGACCCTGCTGGACGCGCGCGCCGGCACCGCCATCCTGCGCGGCCGCCCCGTGCAGCCCGGTGACATCGCCGTGCTGGTGCGCTCGCACCGCGAGGCAACGCTGGTGCAGCGCGCGCTGGCGGCGGTGGGCATTCCGGCGGTGGCAGCCGGCAAGCAGAGCCTGTTCTCCACCAGCGAGGCGCGCGATCTGCGCGCGCTGCTGCTGGCCCTGCTGCAACCGGCCGACGAAGGCCGCCTGCGCGCGGCGCTGGCGACGGTGCTGCTCGGCCAGCGGGCCAGCGCGATCGCCAGCATGGAACGCGAGGGTGACCTGCAGCGTGCGTTCCAGGCGCAGCTGTTGCATTGGCGCGAGCGCTGGCAGCGCGGCGGCCCGTTCGCCGTGGTGGCCGATGTCTGCGCCGCACAGGGCGAGCGCCTGCTGGCGCTGATCGATGGCGAGCGCCGGCTGACCAACTACCTGCAACTGGGCGAACTGCTGCAGGAAGCCTCCGCGCAGGCGCTGGGCATGCATGGCCTGCTGGACTGGCTGCAGGGGCAGATGGCCAATGCCGACCAGAACGACGAACAGCAGCTGCTGCGGCTGGAGTCGGATGCGCGCCGCGTGCAGATCATCACCCTGCACAAGAGCAAGGGCCTGGAGTACCCGCTGGTCTACCTGCCGTTCGTTGGCATCGACGGTGGCGCACCCAACAACGCCGCGCACTGCACCGTGCACGTGGGCGGCGAGCGCCAGCTGCACTGGAAGCTGGACAAGGACGAGGCCTGGGATGCAGCCAGCGGGCAGCGCGACCGCGAGCAGCGCGCCGAGGATGCGCGCCTGCTGTACGTCGGCCTGACCCGCGCCGAGCATGCGCTGTGGATCGCCATCGGCGACCTCGCCGGACTGGGCAAGACCCGCCTGGCACCGCTGCTGGGCGATCTGCAGGGGCTGCGCGCGCACGCCGATGTGCAAATCGACGACAGCGAGCCGGTGCTGCGCCTGCCGCAGCTGCCGGTGGAACAGGAGGGTGAACTGCCGGCCGTGCGTGGCCTGACCCGGCGCGTGCCGCACGACTGGTGGGTGTACAGCTTCACCCAGCTGGCACATGCCGATGCCGGCAATGACATCGAAGCTGCTGCGACCGAACTGCCGTCGCCCGCGGCCGATGAGCCGGCCGGCGCGGAGCTGCCGCTGGAACCGGCCCTGCCCGAACCCGCTGCCACCGAAGCCGCGCCGCTGGACCCGCGCTTCATGGGCAGCCGCTTCGGCAACGTCCTGCACGAGGCGCTGGAGAACGTCGATTTCGCCGCGTGGGGCGGCTGGACACCCGACCAAGCCGCGCCCGATGGGCAGGCCGAGCTGCTGCGCAAGGCGCTGCACGACGAAGGCTATGCCGACGAGGACCTCGACGACGGCGTGGCGGTGCTGGTGCCGCTGGTTGGCCACACGCTCACCGTCGCGCTGCCTGAAGGCGGTGCCCTGCACAGCCTGGGCGAAGGCGAGCGCCGCGCCGAAATCGAATTCCACTTCGCGATCGAACCGACCGCCGTGCCGGCACTGCTGCAGCTGCTGCACGCCCATGGCATTTCCAGCGCGCGTCGTGGTTTCGGCCTGCGCCGCCGGCTGGAAGGGCTGATGACCGGCAAGATCGACCTCACCTATGTGCGCGATGGGCGCTGGTACGTGCTCGACTACAAATCCAACCGTCTGCCGGGCTACAGCCCGGACCTGCTGCAGATCGCCATGCGCCACAGCGAATACGACCTGCAGGCGCTGATCTACACCGTGGCCCTGCACCGCTGGCTGCGCTTCCGCCTGGGCGGTGCCTACGACTACGTGCGCGACATGGGCGGCATCCGCTACCTGTTCTGCCGCGGCCTGGATGGCGACGGCAATGGCGTGCACGTGGACCGCTTCGCGCCGGCGCTGGTGGATGGGTTGGACGCGCTGTTCGCCGGTGGCGACGCCGCCCATGCCGAACTGGTCGCGCGCGCCATCGGAGCCCGCGCATGA
- the recC gene encoding exodeoxyribonuclease V subunit gamma yields MTDPFSDFRLYHSNSLDVLAALLARNVRTPVPGQPLLAPEVVLIPQVAMRRWLQATLAAEYGVAANLEFLTPGEFVARALNANVTGESDDLDAAGLHWKLYQALRDPALLAQPPMRALQAYLAGGDALKPWALAGELASVFEKYQAWRRDWLLRWDAGADPADPQAILWRAIAGGRGYRARRIQAYLDRFEGPDKVKPNGLPPRLSAFATLNISPDVLRVMATQARVGELHFYMPTPVQSYWGDLQTLAERLRSGAPDPFGEAAGENRLLEAWGAAGRDFMAVLGSYEVVHPAGEIAAYSDPEDDTRPTLAEGGLADSLLHRLQRDLFHRRALPSGELRAELRSDDPSLQVHACHTRLRELQVLHDQLRSLLQDPRFDPPLQAREIAVLAPDIDPYVPYLEAVFGGRGGDEEHIPYALADSSPLAGEPLADVFVHLLSLPVSRFGLNEILDLLASAPLAEAAGLEAVDFDRLHGWLQQAGARWGLDANHRGQLLAPRDDAYTWQFALDRLLLGHATGSDVDLAGVAPWIELEGGALDALDRLLRLLRVLALYQRRLGETLSPAQWRQRLLSLLDALLPEAPSSPNSQRALERLRKLLNQFADDAHKAGFEDGVPPEVVRAHFAGALSEADTRAPLLTGGISFGRMVPMRLLPFRVICVLGLNDGDFPRRDPAAGLNQLTAELDTPRRRPGDRSTREDDRFLFLQLFAAAQDVFYLSYLGADPRDGSVREPSVLVSELIDAAAAYHQDPVAATRGFTVRHALQPFSPAAFGEGDPRRFSYRRQWHPAAGRMAGQRGGLQPWFDAALPPPVDDAVETEVALDTLRRFLCDPAGQFLAQALGLRLADDVEDVDDLEPLVLSSRGPEKRSVQAAVVRATISGDVEPLYPRLRARGLLPSGALGERQFEAEQIKTRPYASAMLGWMQGQPLESRRYEVEIDGVRLHGRVADRHPEGLVRLRAGTLNGNAVIRQGLDWLLANAAGDALPLVQFHDGGDAGPGPHVLPAPGASAARAALRALLQLRQRGLREPLRFAPYTGWVLFTAPVEKQRSEGWKQWHGSDRSWGEANSDAWQLLLRGADPFADDDDYADLLRNSQVVFGAVRDGRGPAGTGKEADA; encoded by the coding sequence ATGACCGACCCGTTCAGCGACTTCCGCCTTTACCACTCCAACTCGTTGGACGTGCTGGCCGCCCTGCTGGCCCGCAACGTGCGCACCCCGGTGCCGGGCCAGCCGCTGCTGGCGCCGGAGGTGGTGCTGATCCCGCAGGTGGCGATGCGGCGGTGGCTGCAGGCAACCCTGGCGGCCGAGTACGGCGTGGCGGCCAACCTGGAGTTCCTCACCCCGGGCGAGTTCGTCGCACGCGCGCTCAACGCGAACGTCACCGGCGAAAGCGACGACCTCGATGCCGCCGGCCTGCACTGGAAGCTGTACCAGGCGCTGCGCGACCCCGCGCTGCTGGCACAGCCACCCATGCGTGCGCTGCAGGCCTATCTTGCCGGCGGTGATGCCCTGAAGCCGTGGGCGCTGGCGGGCGAGCTGGCCTCGGTGTTCGAGAAGTACCAGGCCTGGCGCCGTGATTGGCTGCTGCGCTGGGATGCCGGCGCCGACCCGGCCGATCCGCAGGCGATCCTGTGGCGGGCCATCGCCGGCGGACGCGGTTACCGCGCGCGGCGCATCCAGGCCTACCTGGATCGCTTCGAAGGGCCGGACAAGGTGAAGCCGAACGGCCTGCCGCCGCGCCTGTCGGCGTTCGCCACGCTCAACATCTCGCCCGATGTGCTGCGGGTGATGGCCACCCAGGCCCGTGTGGGCGAGCTGCACTTCTATATGCCCACGCCGGTGCAGTCCTACTGGGGCGACCTGCAGACCCTGGCCGAGCGCCTGCGCAGCGGCGCGCCCGATCCCTTCGGCGAGGCCGCGGGCGAGAACCGCCTGCTGGAGGCCTGGGGCGCGGCTGGCCGCGACTTCATGGCGGTGCTGGGCAGCTACGAAGTCGTGCACCCGGCCGGCGAGATCGCCGCGTACTCCGATCCCGAGGATGACACCCGCCCGACCCTGGCCGAGGGCGGCCTGGCAGACAGCCTGCTGCACCGCCTGCAGCGCGATCTGTTCCACCGCCGCGCACTGCCCTCGGGCGAACTGCGCGCGGAACTGCGCAGCGATGACCCCAGCCTGCAGGTGCATGCCTGCCATACCCGCCTGCGCGAACTGCAGGTGCTGCACGACCAGTTGCGCAGCCTGCTGCAGGACCCGCGCTTCGACCCGCCGCTGCAGGCCCGCGAGATCGCGGTGCTGGCGCCGGACATCGATCCCTACGTGCCGTACCTGGAAGCCGTGTTCGGTGGCCGTGGCGGTGACGAGGAACATATCCCCTATGCGCTGGCCGACAGCAGCCCGCTGGCGGGCGAGCCGCTGGCCGACGTGTTCGTGCACCTGCTGTCGCTGCCGGTATCGCGCTTCGGCCTGAACGAGATCCTGGACCTGCTGGCCAGCGCACCGCTGGCCGAGGCGGCCGGGCTGGAGGCGGTGGATTTCGACCGCCTGCATGGCTGGCTGCAGCAGGCCGGCGCGCGCTGGGGCCTCGATGCCAACCATCGCGGCCAGCTGCTGGCGCCGCGCGACGACGCCTACACCTGGCAGTTCGCGCTGGATCGCCTGCTGCTGGGCCACGCCACCGGCAGTGATGTGGACCTGGCCGGCGTCGCGCCGTGGATCGAACTGGAGGGCGGCGCACTGGACGCGCTGGACCGGCTGCTGCGGCTGCTGCGCGTGCTGGCGCTCTACCAGCGCAGGCTGGGCGAGACCCTGAGCCCGGCACAATGGCGGCAGCGCCTGTTGTCCCTGCTCGATGCGCTGCTGCCGGAAGCCCCCAGTTCACCCAACAGCCAGCGCGCGCTGGAGCGCCTGCGCAAGCTGCTCAACCAGTTTGCCGACGACGCGCACAAGGCCGGCTTCGAGGACGGCGTGCCGCCGGAGGTGGTGCGTGCGCACTTCGCCGGCGCCCTGTCCGAGGCCGACACGCGTGCGCCACTGCTGACCGGCGGCATCAGCTTCGGCCGCATGGTGCCGATGCGCCTGCTGCCGTTCCGGGTGATCTGCGTGCTGGGCCTCAACGATGGCGATTTCCCGCGCCGCGACCCGGCCGCCGGCCTGAACCAGCTCACCGCCGAGCTGGACACGCCGCGCCGCCGACCGGGCGACCGTTCGACCCGCGAAGATGACCGCTTCCTGTTCCTGCAGCTGTTCGCCGCCGCGCAGGATGTGTTCTACCTGAGCTACCTGGGGGCAGACCCGCGCGATGGCAGCGTGCGCGAGCCCTCGGTGCTGGTCAGCGAGCTGATCGACGCGGCTGCGGCCTACCACCAGGACCCGGTCGCGGCCACCCGCGGGTTCACCGTGCGCCATGCGCTGCAGCCGTTCTCGCCTGCCGCCTTCGGCGAGGGTGATCCGCGCCGTTTCAGCTACCGCCGGCAGTGGCACCCGGCCGCCGGGCGCATGGCTGGCCAGCGTGGTGGGTTGCAGCCGTGGTTCGATGCCGCGCTGCCGCCGCCCGTGGACGATGCGGTGGAAACCGAAGTCGCACTGGATACGCTGCGCCGCTTCCTGTGCGACCCGGCCGGGCAGTTCCTGGCCCAGGCCCTGGGCCTGCGCCTGGCCGACGACGTTGAAGACGTGGATGACCTGGAGCCGCTGGTGCTGTCCTCGCGCGGCCCGGAAAAGCGCAGCGTGCAGGCTGCGGTGGTGCGCGCCACCATCAGCGGTGATGTCGAGCCGTTGTACCCGCGCCTGCGCGCCCGCGGCCTGCTGCCGTCCGGTGCGCTGGGCGAGCGCCAGTTCGAAGCCGAACAGATCAAGACCCGCCCCTACGCCAGTGCGATGCTGGGCTGGATGCAGGGGCAGCCACTGGAAAGCCGTCGGTATGAAGTGGAGATCGACGGCGTGCGCCTGCACGGGCGCGTGGCTGATCGTCACCCCGAGGGCCTGGTGCGCCTGCGCGCCGGCACCTTGAACGGCAATGCGGTGATCCGCCAGGGCCTCGACTGGCTGCTGGCCAATGCCGCCGGTGACGCGCTGCCGCTGGTGCAGTTCCACGATGGTGGCGACGCCGGCCCCGGGCCGCACGTCCTGCCCGCGCCGGGCGCATCGGCCGCGCGCGCGGCCCTGCGCGCCCTGCTGCAGCTGCGCCAGCGTGGCCTGCGCGAGCCGCTGCGCTTCGCCCCGTACACCGGCTGGGTGCTGTTCACCGCCCCGGTGGAAAAACAACGCAGCGAAGGCTGGAAGCAGTGGCACGGCAGCGACCGCAGCTGGGGCGAAGCCAACAGCGATGCGTGGCAGCTGCTGCTGCGCGGCGCCGATCCCTTCGCCGATGACGATGATTACGCCGACCTGCTGCGCAACAGCCAGGTCGTCTTCGGTGCGGTACGCGATGGGCGTGGCCCGGCGGGCACCGGCAAGGAGGCCGACGCATGA